The Malus sylvestris chromosome 12, drMalSylv7.2, whole genome shotgun sequence genome contains a region encoding:
- the LOC126593299 gene encoding uncharacterized protein LOC126593299, whose product MPCPSNSISYNGSQCACAVGYILNQTAASCVLFAANSTISTDGGINSYALNFPETFFSFDSIRKFTQSQAVFLEATLVLLLSWFCCCLFLRFMKLGNDGRSIWFRLRWWISRLDVCFATRHWLDDQKVVKKRKTELGGMFSMASWILFVGLFAALLYQTISNRSIEVHNVRATNAPDLAAFKNDMEFNVTAVSSMSCSNLRDLGTLVTGNPGFIDYRVTPLSKFGNYSCRNTSIGPTITLRCSNCQPLEDNLYISWQFVDLPNNPAAAVGFQFNLSTRSHASKKYVSFVSGTLKNGSSFDDTPVTFRGNTTNILKFSLFPQIYHNHHDLRLIQPLFHEFVPGSFFSDESQLRSSLENSKDGMLNTTLYINFLSAYIVEIDNQNVAGPVSFLADLGGLYCICIGIFFYLLVQFEFRIKKLRNEDIVLRRIRNRRKAQDRWDKLRKYVMYTWGCKALEDYYESIDEGSGCVNCGTQSVHRNGSSHKRRQQETVISFNRKLSLPKKTLVQECSDTVGSVKSFTLGTTPNPEESSSHSAVRPPLQMESLGSTKDGKQQFVHASKEDSCPPKALTPTIDDIIPPPPSLELKDASEMDMSDVQKNLRSLHEYNVMLREKLVATQSLFRSLATKSTESQT is encoded by the exons ATGCCATGTCCATCAAACAGCATCAGCTACAATGGCAGCCAGTGCGCCTGCGCAGTTGGGTACATTCTAAACCAAACCGCCGCCAGCTGCGTCCTGTTTGCCGCCAATTCCACCATCTCCACCGATGGCGGCATCAACAGCTACGCCTTAAACTTCCCGGAGAccttcttctcctttgactCCATCAGAAAGTTCACGCAATCGCAAGCCGTCTTCTTGGAGGCCACGCTTGTGTTGCTGCTTTCTTGGTTTTGCTGTTGCCTCTTCCTCAGGTTTATGAAGCTCGGCAACGACGGCCGGAGCATTTGGTTCCGGCTCCGGTGGTGGATTAGCCGATTGGATGTTTGCTTTGCCACTAGGCATTGGCTG GATGATCAAAAGGTAGTTAAGAAACGAAAAACGGAACTTGGTGGAATGTTCTCAATGGCAAGTTGGATTCTCTTCGTTGGCTTGTTTGCTGC GTTGCTCTACCAAACCATATCAAATAGAAGTATCGAGGTGCATAATGTCAGAGCAACAAATGCACCTGACTTGGCTGCCTTCAAGAATGACATGGAATTTAACGTAACCGCGGTTTCTAGTATGAGCTGTTCAAACTTACGTGATCTTGGTACTTTAGTTACTGGAAATCCTGGCTTCATTGACTACAGAGTCACTCCTCTGTCAAAATTCGGGAACTACTCGTGTCGGAATACGAGTATAGGACCAACTATAACTCTTAGGTGCAGCAATTGTCAACCACTTGAAGACAATTTGTACATTTCATGGCAGTTCGTCGATCTTCCTAATAATCCTGCTGCTGCTGTTGGATTTCAGTTCAATCTCAGTACAAGGAGTCATGCTAGTAAAAAATATGTCAGTTTTGTTAGCGGAACCCTAAAGAATGGAAGCAGTTTTGATGATACACCAGTTACATTCAGAGGAAATACtacaaatatattaaaatttagtTTGTTTCCCCAGATATACCATAATCATCATGATCTAAGGCTCATCCAACCTCTGTTTCATGAGTTTGTTCCGGGTTCATTTTTCAGTGATGAAAGTCAGCTCCGATCGTCCCTTGAAAATTCTAAGGATGGAATGCTCAACACTACATTATATATCAACTTTCTCTCTGCCTATATCGTGGAGATAGATAACCAAAACGTTGCGGGTCCTG TGAGCTTCCTTGCGGATCTTGGTGGCCTGTATTGCATCTGTATTGGcatttttttctaccttttggTGCAA TTTGAGTTCAGGATAAAAAAACTCCGGAATGAAGATATCGTGTTGCGGAGGATCAGAAATCGGCGAAAAGCTCAAGACCGCTGGGATAAA TTAAGGAAATATGTGATGTATACATGGGGCTGCAAGGCATTGGAGGATTATTACGAGAGCATAGACGAGGGATCAGGTTGTGTGAATTGTGGTACACAATCAGTTCATCGAAATGGATCATCACATAAGCGAAGGCAACAAGAAACAGTGATTAGTTTTAACAGGAAGCTCAGCTTGCCTAAGAAG ACTCTGGTTCAAGAGTGCTCTGACACTGTTGGGAGTGTGAAGTCATTTACACTGGGAACTACACCGAACCCGGAAGAAAGTTCATCGCATTCAGCAGTCAGACCT CCTCTGCAAATGGAATCGCTTGGCTCTACAAAGGACGGAAAACAGCAATTTGTTCATGCGTCTAAAGAAGATTCCTGTCCACCTAAAGCCTTAACTCCTACAATTGATGATATCATTCCTCCACCTCCTTCACTAG AATTGAAGGATGCTTCTGAAATGGATATGTCTGATGTTCAAAAGAATCTTAGAAGTTTGCACGAGTACAACGTTATGTTGAGGGAAAAGTTAGTAGCTACGCAGTCTTTGTTCCGTTCTTTAGCTACAAAATCAACAGAAAGCCAAACGTAG
- the LOC126593556 gene encoding uncharacterized protein LOC126593556 isoform X1 yields MSLTQFAMVEELASLVKDNLTCKHLILSVEEALVDFLQSDTSSSGVLELEPMSSYNRLLLHRLADIFGFSHESVGEGDERHLILERCPETSIPSILVGDILWQYDEPDSPMTSHLLLKRTESRPVLRKKPPLLHHSLEEREAAYLAARERIFSSDLGEVKESVRQKPRSDPVVARRMIAHALGQRINPSSQGSPHEDCKASGGQTDELNVQGKVADEANLTAESFQHTISLSNGDMNLRGEVKNNHRGNSASPLTRSEKKTSQKQGDNYGKNGHGVDEEYIKRELVGAAKRMFANALGMRSGKNGSLSKCSEVKHDSTE; encoded by the exons ATGAGTTTGACCCAGTTCGCCATG GTTGAGGAATTGGCTTCTCTTGTCAAAGACAATCTTACTTGCAAGCATCTTATTCTCTCAGTGGAAGAGGCCTTGGTGGACTTCCTTCAGAGTGATACCAG TTCCAGTGGGGTCTTGGAGTTGGAACCAATGAGCTCATACAACCGTCTTCTCTTGCATCGTCTGGCAGATATATTTGG GTTTTCCCATGAATCTGTTGGTGAAGGAGATGAACGCCACTTAATTTTGGAGCGATGCCCAGAGACATCAAT ACCTTCCATCCTTGTTGGTGATATTTTGTGGCAGTATGATGAGCCTGATTCTCCAATGACTTCACACCTATTATTAAAGAGGACAGAAAGCCGCCCAG TGTTGAGGAAAAAACCACCTCTGCTTCACCATTCACTTGAGGAGAGAGAAGCAGCTTATTTGGCTGCTCGTGAGCGAATATTTTCTAGCGACTTGGGTGAGGTGAAAGAATCTGTCAGGCAGAAGCCACGTAGTGACCCTGTTGTTGCCCGACGGATGATAGCACATGCCCTAGGCCAGAGAATCAATCCATCCAGTCAGGGTTCCCCTCATGAGGATTGCAAAGCTTCTGGAGGGCAGACTGATGAATTAAATGTTCAAGGCAAGGTTGCCGATGAGGCTAATTTGACTGCAGAATCTTTTCAACATACCATCTCCCTTTCGAACGGAGATATGAACTTGCGTGGTGAAGTGAAAAACAACCACCGTGGTAATAGTGCCTCACCTCTCACCCGAAGTGAAAAGAAGACATCCCAGAAACAAGGTGACAATTATGGAAAAAACGGACATGGTGTAGATGAGGAATACATCAAAAGGGAGCTGGTGGGAGCAGCAAAGAGGATGTTTGCTAATGCCTTGGGAATGCGTTCAGGGAAGAATGGTTCTCTCTCGAAATGCAGCGAGGTAAAGCATGATAGCACGGAGTAA
- the LOC126593556 gene encoding uncharacterized protein LOC126593556 isoform X2, whose product MSSYNRLLLHRLADIFGFSHESVGEGDERHLILERCPETSIPSILVGDILWQYDEPDSPMTSHLLLKRTESRPVLRKKPPLLHHSLEEREAAYLAARERIFSSDLGEVKESVRQKPRSDPVVARRMIAHALGQRINPSSQGSPHEDCKASGGQTDELNVQGKVADEANLTAESFQHTISLSNGDMNLRGEVKNNHRGNSASPLTRSEKKTSQKQGDNYGKNGHGVDEEYIKRELVGAAKRMFANALGMRSGKNGSLSKCSEVKHDSTE is encoded by the exons ATGAGCTCATACAACCGTCTTCTCTTGCATCGTCTGGCAGATATATTTGG GTTTTCCCATGAATCTGTTGGTGAAGGAGATGAACGCCACTTAATTTTGGAGCGATGCCCAGAGACATCAAT ACCTTCCATCCTTGTTGGTGATATTTTGTGGCAGTATGATGAGCCTGATTCTCCAATGACTTCACACCTATTATTAAAGAGGACAGAAAGCCGCCCAG TGTTGAGGAAAAAACCACCTCTGCTTCACCATTCACTTGAGGAGAGAGAAGCAGCTTATTTGGCTGCTCGTGAGCGAATATTTTCTAGCGACTTGGGTGAGGTGAAAGAATCTGTCAGGCAGAAGCCACGTAGTGACCCTGTTGTTGCCCGACGGATGATAGCACATGCCCTAGGCCAGAGAATCAATCCATCCAGTCAGGGTTCCCCTCATGAGGATTGCAAAGCTTCTGGAGGGCAGACTGATGAATTAAATGTTCAAGGCAAGGTTGCCGATGAGGCTAATTTGACTGCAGAATCTTTTCAACATACCATCTCCCTTTCGAACGGAGATATGAACTTGCGTGGTGAAGTGAAAAACAACCACCGTGGTAATAGTGCCTCACCTCTCACCCGAAGTGAAAAGAAGACATCCCAGAAACAAGGTGACAATTATGGAAAAAACGGACATGGTGTAGATGAGGAATACATCAAAAGGGAGCTGGTGGGAGCAGCAAAGAGGATGTTTGCTAATGCCTTGGGAATGCGTTCAGGGAAGAATGGTTCTCTCTCGAAATGCAGCGAGGTAAAGCATGATAGCACGGAGTAA
- the LOC126593557 gene encoding monothiol glutaredoxin-S7, chloroplastic-like, translating into MWCVGALASKTMTPSAPFPLAGAASRAPTNFLASLHLHRASRRPRPPSAVSLSNHSSFGPKLSSKKTLSIRCSAALTPELKNTLDKVVTSHKVVLFMKGTKDFPQCGFSNTCVQILRSLNVPFETINILENELLRQGLKEYSSWPTFPQLYIEGEFFGGCDITVDAYKSGELQELLEKAMCS; encoded by the exons ATGTGGTGTGTTGGGGCCTTGGCCTCAAAAACCATGACACCATCTGCCCCTTTCCCTCTCGCTGGAGCTGCGAGCAGAGCCCCCACCAATTTCCTCGCTTCACTCCACCTCCACCGTGCCTCTCGGCGTCCCCGCCCTCCTTCCGCCGTCTCTCTTTCAAATCACTCGTCCTTCGGACCCAAGCTCTCTTCGAAGAAAACCCTCTCTATCCGATGCTCCGCCG CATTAACTCCGGAGCTGAAGAATACGTTGGACAAAGTTGTTACTTCACACAAAGTGGTTCTATTTATGAAGGGAACAAAGGATTTTCCACAGTGTGGTTTTTCTAACACTTGCGTACAGATATTGAGGTCTTTGAATGTGCCTTTCGAAACAATAAACATACTAGAAAATGAACTATTGCGCCAGGGATTAAAGGAGTATTCGAGTTGGCCAACATTTCCTCAACTCTACATTGAAGGAGAGTTTTTCGGAGGCTGTGACATCACTGTTG ATGCATATAAGAGCGGGGAGTTGCAGGAACTATTGGAGAAGGCAATGTGCTCGTAA
- the LOC126593624 gene encoding CBS domain-containing protein CBSX6-like, which produces MASVFLYHVVGDLTVGKPEMVELCETETMEAAIRAIGESTECGIPVWKKKSHVGMVENNELLQQRFVGILNSLDIVAFFAKSECLEDHDKALKTPVSDVVAPNNSLLKQVDPATRLVDALEMMKHGVKRLIVRKSVVWKGMSKRFSIIYNGKWLKNMDASGSNNNPSANPNRPSSSSTSSTLDKFCCLSREDVIRFLIGCLGALAPLPLSSISSLGAINPNYQFVEASAAAIEATKKLPDDPSAIAVVEQTQDDEYKIIGEISASKLWKCDYLSAAWALANLSAGQFVMGVEDNVSSRSEYNFSLRPAAGNNNQANGGGSARPKKFSSRSIGFNPASPSMGVSRSMYRGRSAPLTCRVTSSLAAVMAQMLSHRATHVWVTEDHSDDIVVGVVGYADIMAAVTKQPAPANPPLGRTTEVSGNDIHR; this is translated from the exons ATGGCATCGGTGTTTCTGTACCATGTTGTTGGTGATCTAACGGTGGGGAAGCCGGAGATGGTGGAGCTGTGCGAGACGGAGACGATGGAGGCGGCGATAAGGGCGATCGGAGAGTCGACGGAATGCGGCATACCGGTGTGGAAGAAGAAATCGCACGTGGGAATGGTCGAAAACAATGAATTGCTGCAGCAGAGGTTCGTGGGAATCCTTAATTCCCTCGACATTGTTGCTTTCTTTGCTAAAAGCGAGTGCCTTGAGGATCATGACAAGGCTTTGAAGACTCCGGTGTCTGACGTTGTTGCTCCGAATAATTCTTTGCTCAAGCAGGTTGATCCTGCCACAAG GTTGGTAGATGCGCTGGAGATGATGAAGCATGGTGTAAAGCGTCTTATTGTTCGAAAGAGTGTGGTATGGAAAGGCATGAGCAAACGTTTCTCTATTATCTATAATGGCAAATGGCTCAAGAACATGGATGCTAGTGGCAGCAACAATAACCCTTCTGCCAATCCCAATCGGCCTTCCTCATCTTCCACTAGCAGTACCCTCGACAAGTTTTGCTGTCTCTCAAGAGAAGATGTCATCCGTTTCCTGATTGGTTGCCTAGGTGCCCTAGCACCTCTTCCGCTCTCCTCTATCTCCTCTCTTGGAGCAATTAACCCAAACTACCAATTTGTTGAAGCCTCGGCTGCAGCCATTGAAGCCACTAAAAAACTTCCTGACGACCCTAGTGCAATTGCTGTTGTCGAACAGACACAGGATGATGAGTATAAGATCATTGGAGAGATCTCTGCTTCCAAACTATGGAAATGTGATTACTTATCAGCAGCATGGGCTTTAGCTAATCTCTCCGCTGGACAGTTTGTGATGGGAGTGGAGGATAATGTGTCCTCAAGGTCAGAATACAATTTCTCTTTGCGTCCAGCTGCTGGCAATAATAATCAAGCTAATGGTGGCGGGTCAGCAAGGCCGAAGAAGTTCAGTAGCAGGAGTATAGGGTTCAATCCAGCGAGCCCAAGCATGGGAGTGAGCAGAAGCATGTATAGGGGTAGAAGTGCACCCTTGACCTGTAGGGTTACGAGTTCATTGGCGGCAGTGATGGCTCAGATGTTGTCTCACAGGGCAACTCATGTGTGGGTGACTGAGGATCACAGTGATGATATTGTAGTTGGAGTGGTGGGTTATGCAGATATTATGGCCGCTGTCACTAAACAACCAGCCCCCGCAAACCCTCCACTTGGTCGGACGACTGAGGTTTCTGGTAACGATATTCACCGTTGA
- the LOC126594524 gene encoding ALBINO3-like protein 2, chloroplastic isoform X2, which translates to MLWFLAFFSVQVPCFLLWLNTIRTMSLGNHHGFDCGGALWFSNLTELPHGVLGSIFPFLIAGLHYANVQISFKNSSVGKSSGLLDILANYYKRYLDVMTFPILFITYCVPQGSLVYWATNSSLSLIQQLALKDPALRAKLGLPDKDAPTVTPNPEEAGTPDISPLASPTKWKKINLQNLSPKQLLNLSIQVLSKGDKEGALPVLKLALEKDPEYVRALVVMGQTLLQKSLHAEAIEYFERAITKLLSAGQPTGGEDIDLLILASQWTGVAYIRQGKSAEGIVHLERVAQLEEPDEPSIKAHYFDGLLLLSSALSNEGRKPEALKYLRLAAAYNPTYNELLEQYEKENEEDGSFVSDLAGSRRRDY; encoded by the exons ATGTTATGGTTCCTTGCGTTCTTCTCTGTTCAG GTTCCATGCTTTCTCCTGTGGTTGAACACCATTCGGACTATGTCACTGGGCAATCATCATGGATTTGATTGC gGTGGCGCCTTGTGGTTCAGCAATTTGACTGAATTACCTCATGGTGTTCTTGGCTCCATCTTTCCTTTTCTGATTGCTGGTTTGCACTATGCCAATGTTCAG ATTTCTTTTAAGAATTCTTCAGTAGGAAAATCCAGTGGCCTGTTGGACATATTAGCAAAC TACTACAAGCGTTATTTGGATGTGATGACCTTCCCTATATTATTTATTACCTACTGTGTTCCTCAg GGAAGCCTAGTTTATTGGGCTACGAATAGCTCACTAAGTCTCATTCAG CAATTAGCTCTCAAAGATCCTGCTCTACGGGCAAAGTTGGGGTTGCCAGACAAGGATGCTCCTACAGTCACTCCAAATCCTGAGGAGGCGGGTACTCCTGATATATCACCCTTGGCTTCTCCTAcaaaatggaagaaaataaatttacaGAACCTGTCCCCTAAACAGTTGCTTAAT CTTTCCATCCAAGTCTTATCAAAAGGCGATAAAGAAGGAGCACTTCCTGTGCTAAA ACTTGCCCTTGAGAAGGATCCGGAATATGTAAGAGCATTGGTTGTAATGGGTCAGACTCTTCTGCAGAAAAGTTTGCACGCAGAGGCCATTGAATACTTTGAGCGTGCTATCACCAAG CTCCTCAGTGCTGGCCAGCCGACCGGAGGGGAGGACATCGATCTTCTAATTCTTGCATCTCAGTGGACTGGTGTTGCCTACATACGACAG GGAAAAAGTGCAGAAGGGATTGTACACCTTGAAAGAGTGGCACAACTGGAAGAGCCGGATGAACCGAGCATCAAAGCTCATTATTTTGACGGGTTGTTGTTGCTTTCAAG TGCTCTATCCAACGAGGGTCGCAagcctgaagctttgaagtATCTGCGCTTGGCTGCTGCTTATAATCCCACTTACAACGAATTACTGGAGCAATACGAAAAAGAAAACGAGGAGGATGGCAGTTTTGTAAGTGATCTGGCGGGCAGTAGGCGACGAGACTATTGA
- the LOC126594524 gene encoding ALBINO3-like protein 2, chloroplastic isoform X1 translates to MASSSKLSSHLRRIRPSAFNFLPTLSHARQFHILTNTNPKDHSRHSPPRNSHALAQSLAFNHSRFISTSSPDDSDIDQLGFSAVDPGATQSELLSLGCISGEDSVLPVRVLISVLDGFHDLTGLPWWIVIGSSTLAMRISLLPLLIVQLQKLKRIGELFPKLPPPMPPLFSGKSYINQISLFQKERKAIGCPSMLWFLAFFSVQVPCFLLWLNTIRTMSLGNHHGFDCGGALWFSNLTELPHGVLGSIFPFLIAGLHYANVQISFKNSSVGKSSGLLDILANYYKRYLDVMTFPILFITYCVPQGSLVYWATNSSLSLIQQLALKDPALRAKLGLPDKDAPTVTPNPEEAGTPDISPLASPTKWKKINLQNLSPKQLLNLSIQVLSKGDKEGALPVLKLALEKDPEYVRALVVMGQTLLQKSLHAEAIEYFERAITKLLSAGQPTGGEDIDLLILASQWTGVAYIRQGKSAEGIVHLERVAQLEEPDEPSIKAHYFDGLLLLSSALSNEGRKPEALKYLRLAAAYNPTYNELLEQYEKENEEDGSFVSDLAGSRRRDY, encoded by the exons ATGGCAAGCTCCTCCAAGCTCTCCTCCCACCTCCGTCGCATACGCCCCTCCGCCTTCAACTTCCTCCCCACTCTTTCTCACGCGCGTCAATTCCACATCCTCACAAACACTAATCCCAAAGACCACAGCCGCCACTCGCCTCCACGCAACTCCCACGCGCTTGCTCAATCCCTCGCTTTCAACCACTCTCGATTTATCTCCACCAGCTCTCCCGATGACTCCGATATTGATCAGCTCGGCTTCTCCGCCGTCGACCCGGGGGCGACTCAGTCGGAGCTTTTGAGTTTAGGTTGCATTTCTGGTGAAGACTCCGTGCTTCCCGTTCGAGTGCTGATTTCGGTGCTCGACGGGTTCCATGATCTCACTGGTTTGCCATG GTGGATAGTTATTGGGTCCTCTACTTTGGCTATGAGAATTTCGTTGCTCCCGTTACTTATCGTGCAACTGCAAAAGTTGAAAAGGATTGGAGAGTTATTTCCCAAAT TGCCTCCTCCAATGCCACCACTCTTCTCAGGAAAGAGTTATATTAATCAAATTTCTCTAtttcaaaaagaaagaaaggcgATCGGGTGTCCCTCGATGTTATGGTTCCTTGCGTTCTTCTCTGTTCAG GTTCCATGCTTTCTCCTGTGGTTGAACACCATTCGGACTATGTCACTGGGCAATCATCATGGATTTGATTGC gGTGGCGCCTTGTGGTTCAGCAATTTGACTGAATTACCTCATGGTGTTCTTGGCTCCATCTTTCCTTTTCTGATTGCTGGTTTGCACTATGCCAATGTTCAG ATTTCTTTTAAGAATTCTTCAGTAGGAAAATCCAGTGGCCTGTTGGACATATTAGCAAAC TACTACAAGCGTTATTTGGATGTGATGACCTTCCCTATATTATTTATTACCTACTGTGTTCCTCAg GGAAGCCTAGTTTATTGGGCTACGAATAGCTCACTAAGTCTCATTCAG CAATTAGCTCTCAAAGATCCTGCTCTACGGGCAAAGTTGGGGTTGCCAGACAAGGATGCTCCTACAGTCACTCCAAATCCTGAGGAGGCGGGTACTCCTGATATATCACCCTTGGCTTCTCCTAcaaaatggaagaaaataaatttacaGAACCTGTCCCCTAAACAGTTGCTTAAT CTTTCCATCCAAGTCTTATCAAAAGGCGATAAAGAAGGAGCACTTCCTGTGCTAAA ACTTGCCCTTGAGAAGGATCCGGAATATGTAAGAGCATTGGTTGTAATGGGTCAGACTCTTCTGCAGAAAAGTTTGCACGCAGAGGCCATTGAATACTTTGAGCGTGCTATCACCAAG CTCCTCAGTGCTGGCCAGCCGACCGGAGGGGAGGACATCGATCTTCTAATTCTTGCATCTCAGTGGACTGGTGTTGCCTACATACGACAG GGAAAAAGTGCAGAAGGGATTGTACACCTTGAAAGAGTGGCACAACTGGAAGAGCCGGATGAACCGAGCATCAAAGCTCATTATTTTGACGGGTTGTTGTTGCTTTCAAG TGCTCTATCCAACGAGGGTCGCAagcctgaagctttgaagtATCTGCGCTTGGCTGCTGCTTATAATCCCACTTACAACGAATTACTGGAGCAATACGAAAAAGAAAACGAGGAGGATGGCAGTTTTGTAAGTGATCTGGCGGGCAGTAGGCGACGAGACTATTGA
- the LOC126593300 gene encoding ALBINO3-like protein 2, chloroplastic — protein sequence MALAHHLLRRSRASAVFNFQLMVSTLSAAQPHASQSHLPLPLPFAPTRTFSSHTPCLDLLGLGVVSAESAATQSTGVLNSGAEKSLLPIDELISMLDWFHQLTGLPWWVVIASSTLAMRITLLPIRMLQINKLTRIAQLLPKLPPPLPPPFSGKSYMGQMSRFYKKSKAVGCPSFLWILAYPIVHAPCFILWLNTTRNMSLDNHPGFDSGGTLWFQNLTESPHNVLGLVLPFMIVGLHFASVQISFQTVGERTDMYGLMRKYYKDYLVFLTVPILCFSCTMPQGSLIFWGTSSLLNIIQKLTLDDPAVRAKLRFPGIDAPTGAANSEDLSTREISPLASPTRTKTTNLHNLSPIELLNLSVLVLSRGDTDRAFHMQKLALEKDPENVKALIITGQTLLKKTLNAEATEYFERALTKLFSAGRPTGAEDVDLLIIASQWTGVAYIRQVRSRDRFPLPQYHCIKKRKKKNI from the exons ATGGCGTTGGCGCACCACCTCCTCCGTCGCTCTCGCGCCTCTGCCGTCTTCAACTTCCAGCTGATGGTCTCCACTCTCTCTGCGGCTCAGCCTCACGCGAGTCAGTCccacctccctctccctctcccgtTTGCCCCAACTCGCACTTTCTCCTCTCACACTCCCTGTCTCGATCTACTCGGTCTCGGCGTGGTCTCAGCTGAATCGGCGGCAACTCAGTCCACAGGGGTTTTGAATTCTGGTGCCGAAAAGTCGCTGCTTCCAATTGACGAGCTGATTTCGATGCTCGACTGGTTCCATCAGCTCACTGGCTTACCATG GTGGGTAGTAATTGCTTCTTCAACTTTGGCTATGAGAATTACATTGCTCCCCATTCGTATGCTGCAAATTAACAAGTTGACAAGGATTGCACAGTTACTTCCCAAAT TGCCTCCTCCCCTGCCACCACCCTTCTCTGGAAAGAGTTATATGGGTCAAATGTCTCGATTTTACAAGAAAAGCAAGGCAGTAGGATGTCCCTCATTTCTATGGATCCTTGCATACCCCATTGTCCAT GCGCCCTGCTTTATCCTGTGGCTCAATACTACTAGGAACATGTCACTTGATAATCATCCTGGGTTTGATAGC GGAGGCACTTTATGGTTCCAAAACTTGACCGAAAGTCCACATAATGTTTTAGGCCTCGTCCTTCCTTTCATGATTGTTGGTTTGCACTTTGCTTCCGTTCAG ATTTCTTTCCAGACGGTTGGAGAAAGGACGGACATGTATGGTTTAATGAGAAAA TACTACAAAGATTACTTGGTTTTCTTGACCGTGCCTATATTATGTTTTAGCTGCACTATGCCTCAG GGAAGCCTCATCTTTTGGGGTACGAGTAGCTTACTAAACATCATCCAG AAATTAACTCTCGATGACCCTGCTGTGCGGGCAAAGTTGCGGTTTCCAGGCATAGATGCTCCTACAGGCGCTGCAAACTCTGAGGATTTGAGTACTCGCGAAATTTCGCCCTTGGCTTCTCCTACAAGAACGAAGACAACAAATTTACACAACCTGTCCCCTATTGAGCTGCTTAAT CTTTCAGTCCTAGTCTTATCACGGGGAGATACAGATAGAGCATTTCATATGCAAAA ACTTGCCCTTGAGAAGGATCCTGAAAATGTAAAAGCATTGATTATAACGGGTCAGACTTTGTTGAAGAAAACTTTGAATGCAGAGGCTACTGAATACTTCGAGCGTGCCCTCACCAAG CTCTTCAGCGCTGGCCGGCCGACGGGAGCCGAGGACGTTGATCTTCTAATTATTGCATCTCAGTGGACCGGAGTAGCCTACATACGGCAGGTGAGGTCTCGAGATCGATTCCCCCTCCCTCAATATCATTgtatcaaaaaaagaaaaaaaaaaaacatttga